In Spiroplasma sp. SV19, one DNA window encodes the following:
- the dinB gene encoding DNA polymerase IV: MKVIFHIDMNSFFASCHQALDPQWEATPLVVSSPSRRAIVTTANYAARKLGINSPMPLYKAKEIYPQLKIVNPDFELYVEFAQKLFDFISSHYTNQIEVASIDECYIDVTNIYLKYGTAMQLAIDMQQNVFQQLGLPNSIGISYNKSLAKIASDLKKPMGITLIRPEDIPHLVDPLPVNKLFGIGKQTTERLNALGIMTIKDLAEFSDLPLLETILGKPAISFVERAKGGGSDKLLFEHNKLKQIGNETTLEYDLGDFEEIKNKIYLLSKHVSQRAQKRTMVGNVVYVTLKNTNRKRFTKQQTIPKYTNLLDDIYSTAISLFDQFWMGQPIRLIGVGLRGIISKYDIKEQISFDSLSNFQSESSTVKLIKEINKKYRKDILLTGQKLVELKYVLQAQTKYIQADQRILDETKLRSKDNE; encoded by the coding sequence ATGAAAGTTATTTTTCATATTGATATGAATAGTTTTTTTGCTAGTTGTCATCAAGCATTAGACCCACAATGAGAAGCAACACCATTAGTGGTATCTTCGCCATCACGAAGAGCAATTGTAACAACAGCAAATTATGCTGCACGAAAATTAGGAATTAATAGTCCAATGCCATTATATAAGGCAAAAGAGATTTATCCTCAGTTAAAAATTGTTAATCCTGATTTTGAGTTATATGTTGAATTTGCCCAAAAATTATTTGATTTTATTAGTTCCCATTATACTAATCAAATTGAGGTTGCTTCAATTGATGAGTGTTATATTGATGTAACAAATATTTATTTAAAATATGGTACAGCAATGCAATTAGCAATTGATATGCAGCAAAATGTTTTTCAACAGTTGGGATTGCCAAATAGTATTGGTATTTCGTATAATAAATCTTTAGCAAAAATTGCTAGTGATTTAAAAAAACCAATGGGAATTACATTAATTCGCCCAGAAGACATTCCGCATCTTGTTGATCCGTTACCGGTTAATAAATTATTTGGGATTGGTAAACAAACTACAGAACGGTTAAATGCTCTTGGCATTATGACAATTAAAGATTTAGCAGAGTTTTCTGATTTACCCTTATTAGAAACAATATTAGGTAAACCAGCAATTAGTTTTGTAGAACGAGCAAAGGGTGGGGGAAGTGACAAATTATTATTTGAACATAATAAGTTAAAACAAATTGGTAATGAAACAACATTAGAATATGATTTAGGTGATTTTGAAGAAATTAAAAATAAAATTTATTTGTTATCAAAACATGTCAGTCAACGAGCACAAAAACGAACAATGGTTGGTAATGTCGTATATGTTACTTTAAAAAATACTAATCGAAAACGTTTTACAAAACAACAAACAATACCAAAATATACTAATCTATTAGATGATATTTATTCAACTGCTATTAGTTTATTTGATCAATTTTGAATGGGTCAACCAATTCGATTAATTGGAGTTGGATTACGAGGGATTATTAGTAAATATGATATTAAAGAACAAATCTCTTTTGATTCCCTATCTAATTTTCAGTCTGAAAGTTCAACAGTTAAGTTAATTAAGGAAATTAACAAAAAATATCGAAAAGATATCTTATTAACTGGTCAAAAATTAGTGGAATTAAAATATGTTTTACAAGCGCAAACAAAATATATTCAGGCCGATCAACGAATTTTAGATGAAACAAAGCTAAGGAGCAAGGATAATGAGTAA
- a CDS encoding CinA family protein, translated as MTQKLMQLLQQKQWTIAAYESVTGGLFSHLLTNVPNASQVFLGSIVTYTNDIKVNVGHVPATIINQYGVVSKQTAEAMAIACQNQFNSDLAVSFTGNAGPGQLDHLPIGTVFATIVYHQQPTTYELSLNSTWPREKIKLIAVETIIGHLLQIILKSEKE; from the coding sequence ATGACACAAAAATTAATGCAATTATTACAACAAAAACAATGAACTATTGCAGCATATGAATCAGTAACTGGGGGTCTTTTTAGCCATCTTTTAACAAATGTCCCTAATGCTAGTCAGGTTTTTTTAGGTAGTATTGTTACATATACTAACGATATTAAAGTTAACGTTGGTCATGTTCCAGCAACTATTATTAATCAATATGGTGTTGTGTCTAAACAAACAGCCGAAGCAATGGCCATTGCTTGTCAAAACCAATTTAATAGTGATCTTGCTGTAAGTTTTACTGGCAATGCCGGACCAGGTCAACTAGATCATTTACCAATTGGAACAGTATTTGCCACTATTGTCTATCACCAGCAACCAACTACATATGAATTATCTTTAAATTCAACTTGACCACGAGAGAAAATAAAACTAATAGCAGTTGAAACAATAATTGGCCATCTTTTACAAATTATTTTAAAATCAGAAAAGGAATAA
- a CDS encoding PTS transporter subunit EIIC has product MQYLQKLGKALQFPIVVLPVAALLLRLGGVMNDASINPELSQTGTLSAIWYIGSIFQAVGKAAIENLAALFAIGLGFGMSKDFRGEAALVAFFGYLVINNLMLIVPQWYYNNVLLGHTPIGNFQDNQFWEKPHSQILYVFDFSSGDATKGYGAKYNISTGVFGGILAGCLVALIYNKYSNIKLPAALGFFSGRRFVPMMTAAYFLLGTFALAAIWPWFQLGLQYLGYGLGAIPPLGAFFYGIFNRLLLPFGLHQVLNTYLWFQQPIIGHLMNYQGTNLWQIVNGALQWADYTINKDGVLTINGWNSTGIITTFNGDISAFLGKLYADAKFGFAGGSGMFQAGFFPMMMFGLPAACAAMILSIKDKTRRAEYAGILGSAAGVSFLTGITEPIEFSFVFLAPILLGLHAVLTGVFAAITVGFGIRVGFGFSAGFIDWVVSMKTSWDMATISANLQSGVYKVLGNPLMILPIGLIQGAAYFFSFKYVIKKMNLSTPGREDEAAMIAKSLGKSVEKHAKKKSLQEQQTANATVATSAGNINVPLQTNSSNQRIDIQKDPEGPLKLAQVIYDAIGHDNLIKVDNCMTRLRLTVEDNTKIDQQAIKNAGVAGLSLVSKTKGIQIIIGLNVESVATKLSEISGK; this is encoded by the coding sequence ATGCAATATTTGCAAAAATTAGGAAAAGCTCTACAATTTCCAATTGTTGTATTACCTGTTGCTGCCTTGTTATTAAGGTTGGGGGGGGTTATGAATGACGCATCAATCAACCCTGAGTTATCACAAACAGGAACATTATCGGCTATTTGATATATTGGTTCTATCTTCCAAGCAGTTGGAAAAGCAGCAATTGAGAATTTAGCCGCATTATTTGCAATTGGGTTAGGGTTTGGAATGTCCAAAGACTTTCGTGGAGAAGCTGCTTTGGTTGCGTTCTTTGGATATCTTGTGATTAACAATTTAATGCTAATTGTTCCACAATGATATTACAATAATGTTTTATTAGGTCATACACCAATTGGTAATTTCCAAGATAATCAATTTTGAGAAAAACCACATTCACAAATTTTATATGTCTTTGATTTTAGTTCAGGAGATGCAACAAAGGGTTATGGTGCCAAATACAACATTAGTACAGGAGTATTTGGAGGTATTTTAGCTGGATGTCTTGTTGCTTTAATTTACAATAAGTATTCAAATATAAAATTACCAGCAGCATTAGGATTCTTTTCAGGACGTCGTTTTGTCCCAATGATGACTGCCGCTTACTTTTTACTTGGAACATTTGCTTTAGCAGCAATTTGACCTTGATTCCAATTAGGATTACAATATCTAGGTTATGGATTAGGTGCCATACCGCCATTGGGAGCATTCTTTTATGGTATTTTTAACCGGTTATTGTTGCCATTTGGTTTACACCAAGTATTAAATACTTATTTATGGTTCCAACAACCGATTATTGGTCATTTAATGAACTATCAAGGAACTAATTTATGACAAATTGTTAATGGTGCTTTACAATGAGCTGATTATACAATTAATAAAGACGGTGTTTTAACAATTAATGGTTGAAATTCAACTGGAATTATTACAACATTTAACGGAGATATTAGCGCCTTTTTAGGTAAATTATATGCTGATGCTAAATTTGGTTTTGCCGGTGGAAGTGGAATGTTCCAAGCGGGATTCTTCCCAATGATGATGTTTGGGTTACCAGCTGCATGTGCTGCAATGATTTTATCAATTAAAGATAAAACACGCCGCGCTGAATATGCTGGAATTCTAGGATCTGCCGCTGGAGTATCATTCTTAACAGGAATTACTGAACCAATTGAATTCTCATTTGTTTTCTTAGCACCAATTTTATTAGGGCTACATGCTGTTCTAACAGGTGTTTTTGCCGCAATAACAGTTGGATTTGGAATTCGTGTTGGATTTGGATTCTCAGCCGGATTTATTGACTGAGTTGTTTCAATGAAAACATCATGAGATATGGCAACAATTTCCGCCAACTTACAATCAGGAGTTTATAAAGTATTAGGAAATCCGTTAATGATTCTTCCAATCGGACTTATTCAAGGAGCTGCATACTTCTTTAGTTTTAAATACGTTATTAAAAAAATGAATTTATCAACCCCTGGACGAGAAGATGAAGCAGCAATGATTGCAAAATCATTAGGAAAAAGTGTTGAAAAACATGCTAAGAAAAAATCATTGCAAGAACAACAAACAGCAAATGCTACCGTTGCAACCTCAGCTGGAAATATTAATGTTCCTTTGCAAACTAACAGTTCGAATCAACGAATTGATATTCAAAAAGATCCCGAAGGACCATTAAAATTAGCACAAGTTATTTATGATGCAATTGGACATGATAATTTAATTAAAGTTGATAACTGTATGACAAGATTACGTCTAACAGTTGAAGACAACACTAAAATTGACCAACAAGCAATTAAAAATGCTGGTGTTGCAGGCTTGTCCTTAGTTTCAAAAACAAAAGGAATTCAAATTATTATTGGATTAAATGTTGAATCTGTTGCAACAAAATTATCAGAAATTTCTGGAAAGTAA
- a CDS encoding CatB-related O-acetyltransferase, with product MIIPPTSKQNTKISGFYLIKNYITNPNIVIGDYTYYHCDQEQEAIEFQNNNILYHFPYLNDQIIIGKFCSIAKNVKFLMNGANHNYENFLSYPIAFLTNDQNLITMLRETTPQKGNIVIGHDVWIGYNAIILPGVKIGTGAVIGAGSVVTKDIPPYAIVGGNPAKVIKYRFSVTKIASMLDLKWWNWEVEQILTEMFKIQKEKGTTGI from the coding sequence ATGATAATCCCACCAACTAGTAAGCAAAACACAAAAATTAGTGGTTTTTATTTAATTAAGAATTATATCACAAATCCAAATATTGTAATTGGTGATTATACTTATTATCATTGTGATCAAGAGCAAGAAGCAATTGAATTTCAAAATAATAATATTTTATATCATTTTCCTTATTTAAATGATCAAATAATTATTGGAAAGTTTTGTTCAATTGCAAAAAATGTTAAATTCTTAATGAATGGTGCAAATCATAATTATGAGAATTTTTTAAGTTATCCGATCGCATTTTTAACCAATGATCAGAATTTAATAACAATGCTTCGAGAAACTACTCCGCAAAAAGGAAATATAGTTATTGGGCATGATGTTTGAATTGGTTACAATGCCATTATTTTACCAGGTGTTAAAATTGGCACTGGTGCTGTAATTGGTGCTGGTAGTGTTGTAACAAAGGATATTCCACCCTATGCTATTGTTGGTGGTAATCCTGCAAAAGTAATTAAATATCGTTTTAGTGTTACAAAAATTGCAAGTATGCTAGATTTAAAATGATGAAACTGAGAAGTAGAACAAATTTTAACAGAAATGTTTAAAATACAAAAAGAAAAGGGGACTACAGGAATATAA
- a CDS encoding redoxin family protein yields MAKGTMTGDVATLIATDHIKIGDNITFKADTIKWEDFELTNVKKEYKVISAVPSIDTSVCLLQTKQFNEKIISKYPAVQLITISRDLPFALQRACESFINPEHILLSDTNYREFGHKTKLFFEFNNLLARSVMVLDQNNQIIYLQIVSPVSSEPNYQDIYHFLDTLIK; encoded by the coding sequence ATGGCTAAAGGAACAATGACTGGCGACGTCGCAACATTAATTGCAACAGATCATATTAAAATTGGTGATAACATAACATTTAAAGCAGATACCATTAAATGAGAGGATTTTGAATTAACAAATGTTAAAAAAGAATATAAAGTTATTTCTGCTGTTCCGAGTATTGATACTAGTGTTTGTTTATTACAAACAAAACAATTTAACGAAAAAATTATTAGCAAATATCCCGCTGTCCAATTAATAACAATTTCACGAGATTTACCATTTGCCTTACAACGTGCTTGTGAATCATTTATTAATCCCGAACATATTTTATTATCAGATACAAACTATCGTGAGTTTGGCCACAAAACAAAATTATTCTTTGAATTTAATAATTTACTAGCTCGTAGTGTTATGGTACTTGATCAAAATAATCAAATTATTTATCTGCAAATAGTATCACCAGTTAGTTCAGAACCAAATTATCAAGACATTTATCATTTTTTAGATACTTTGATAAAATAA
- the pgsA gene encoding CDP-diacylglycerol--glycerol-3-phosphate 3-phosphatidyltransferase translates to MNWANRITLIRIFLIPIIIVLMVIVPFTGTSLYNGWDQWLMIKGSNVTYSLPISYLIAGVLFIIASLTDLLDGYIARRYNQVTTFGKFFDSIADKLLTNTVLIVFACANIIPVWMTVVLIARDFVIDVVRQILAAQKVIMAANQLGRVRAAVEMFGMTILFFIGFRMFGGQSLKTGQWDEFGWINQVIMIPMYLATILSLVAAGNYIYLNRKALFDMTVIKKPKLESEQKQNG, encoded by the coding sequence ATGAATTGAGCTAATCGTATTACGTTAATTCGAATTTTTTTAATACCAATTATTATTGTTTTAATGGTAATTGTTCCCTTTACAGGAACATCGCTATATAATGGTTGAGATCAATGATTAATGATTAAAGGATCTAATGTAACTTATTCGTTACCAATTAGTTATTTAATTGCTGGAGTATTATTTATTATTGCTAGTTTAACTGATTTATTAGATGGTTATATTGCCCGTCGTTATAATCAAGTTACTACCTTTGGTAAGTTTTTTGACTCAATTGCAGACAAATTATTAACAAATACTGTTTTAATTGTTTTTGCTTGTGCTAATATTATTCCTGTGTGAATGACAGTAGTTTTAATTGCTCGTGATTTTGTAATTGATGTTGTTCGTCAAATTTTGGCAGCACAAAAAGTGATAATGGCAGCTAATCAATTGGGACGTGTTCGAGCAGCGGTTGAAATGTTTGGAATGACAATTTTATTCTTTATTGGTTTTCGTATGTTTGGTGGACAAAGTTTAAAAACTGGCCAATGAGATGAATTTGGATGAATTAATCAAGTTATTATGATTCCAATGTATTTAGCAACAATTTTATCATTAGTAGCTGCTGGAAATTATATTTACTTAAATCGTAAAGCATTATTTGATATGACCGTGATTAAAAAACCAAAATTAGAGAGTGAACAAAAACAAAATGGCTAA
- a CDS encoding SDR family NAD(P)-dependent oxidoreductase: MAKKIVNNLEWAVVTGASKGLGYCYCEELLKLGYNVIAVARDTTSLNILHEKYPNQAIKMINYDLSNLDNPYQLFVDVKTENVTLLINNAGYGVWGYFNESSLEQEMNMVDLNIKALHILTKLFVQRFIEQNKGRVLNIGSLAAFTPAPVFASYYASKAYVWSLGVAINTELKKTKSPVRVITLCPGPLKTDFWNRSSNQKDAKYHSTVKVMKTTTYARKSLMRGLKTKRKNYIITGSVNKMVKTLTKWAPQSCVLTSVYNYQKKRK; encoded by the coding sequence ATGGCTAAAAAAATAGTAAATAATTTAGAATGAGCAGTTGTAACGGGGGCTAGTAAAGGTTTGGGCTATTGTTATTGTGAAGAATTATTAAAACTTGGTTATAATGTAATTGCGGTTGCTCGTGATACAACATCACTTAATATTTTGCATGAAAAATATCCAAACCAAGCAATTAAAATGATCAATTATGACTTAAGTAATTTAGATAATCCTTATCAGCTGTTTGTTGATGTAAAAACAGAAAATGTTACCCTTTTAATTAATAATGCTGGTTATGGGGTGTGAGGATATTTTAATGAATCAAGTTTAGAGCAAGAAATGAATATGGTTGATTTAAACATTAAGGCTCTACATATTCTTACAAAACTATTTGTGCAACGTTTTATTGAGCAAAATAAAGGGCGAGTTTTAAATATTGGTAGTTTAGCAGCGTTTACCCCTGCTCCTGTTTTTGCCAGTTATTATGCTTCAAAAGCTTATGTTTGAAGTTTGGGTGTTGCAATTAATACAGAATTGAAAAAAACAAAATCACCAGTTCGTGTAATTACTTTATGTCCTGGTCCCTTGAAAACAGATTTTTGGAATCGCAGTAGTAATCAAAAAGATGCAAAATATCATTCAACAGTGAAAGTAATGAAAACAACAACATATGCTCGAAAAAGTTTGATGCGGGGATTAAAAACAAAACGTAAAAATTATATCATAACAGGAAGTGTCAATAAGATGGTAAAAACTTTAACTAAATGAGCACCACAAAGTTGTGTTTTAACATCAGTTTATAATTATCAAAAAAAACGGAAATAA
- the recA gene encoding recombinase RecA, translating to MEDDNKANSDNTKTIDQDEILKNVMKEIEKAYGKGAIMKLGDKSNLTIEAISTGSLLLDEAIGVGGYPKGRIIEIFGPESSGKTTLSLHAIAEAQKKGGRGAFIDAEHALDPNYAKKLGVNIDELIIAQPDSGEQALDILETLVKSNAIDLVVIDSVAALVPKVELDGEMSDITIGAQARLMSKALRKLNGVINKTNSIVIFINQIREKVGVIFGNPETTAGGRALRFYASVRLDVRRTETLTTAGIATANKVKIKVVKNKVSPPFKTAIVDINYNEGIDKYYELIDLAVKYDILEKTGVWYAYQNNKLGQGRERVKEYLKMNPSVFDEIYHQIINSFKIND from the coding sequence ATGGAAGACGATAATAAAGCAAATTCTGATAATACCAAAACCATTGACCAAGATGAAATCTTAAAAAATGTTATGAAAGAGATTGAAAAAGCATATGGTAAAGGGGCTATTATGAAATTAGGAGATAAGAGTAACTTAACCATTGAAGCGATTTCAACCGGTAGTTTATTACTTGATGAAGCCATTGGGGTTGGAGGATATCCAAAAGGCCGTATTATTGAAATTTTTGGTCCAGAATCTTCTGGAAAAACAACATTATCATTACACGCCATTGCTGAAGCACAAAAAAAGGGGGGAAGAGGGGCTTTTATTGATGCTGAACATGCTTTGGATCCAAATTATGCCAAAAAATTAGGTGTTAACATTGATGAATTAATTATTGCCCAACCTGATTCTGGTGAACAAGCATTGGATATTTTAGAAACACTCGTTAAATCAAATGCAATTGATTTAGTTGTAATTGATTCAGTTGCGGCATTAGTGCCAAAAGTAGAGTTAGATGGTGAAATGAGTGATATTACAATTGGGGCTCAAGCACGGCTAATGAGTAAAGCACTACGAAAATTAAATGGTGTTATTAATAAAACAAATTCAATTGTAATTTTTATTAATCAAATCAGAGAAAAAGTTGGTGTTATATTTGGAAATCCTGAAACAACAGCTGGTGGTCGTGCCTTACGATTTTATGCTTCAGTTCGATTAGACGTTCGTCGAACAGAAACATTAACCACCGCTGGGATTGCCACTGCCAATAAAGTTAAAATTAAAGTTGTCAAAAATAAAGTTTCTCCACCTTTTAAAACAGCAATTGTTGATATTAATTATAATGAAGGCATTGATAAATATTATGAATTAATTGACTTAGCAGTAAAATATGATATTTTAGAAAAAACAGGAGTATGATATGCTTATCAAAATAATAAATTAGGACAAGGACGTGAACGAGTAAAAGAGTATCTTAAAATGAATCCAAGTGTTTTTGATGAAATTTACCACCAAATTATTAATAGTTTTAAGATTAATGATTAA
- a CDS encoding TlyA family RNA methyltransferase, whose amino-acid sequence MKMRLDQLLVNHNLAPSREKAKAMILANNVLINNVPALKAGDLVDVNSTITLRGEPLKYVSRAGEKLAKGLVTFQIKVDDLICLDIGSSTGGFTDCLLQNNAKKVYALDVGTNQLVWKLRNNPRVISLEKTNFRYVTRQLFEPDQIEFAACDVSFISLDKIIPPLKDILLLEHYAFFLIKPQFESTRATVNKGKINSKETHQLVIKKVINLALANGFSIIGLDYSPILGNKKKNIEFICLLQRTTTPNNHLSDLKIIEIVENAWNFLLS is encoded by the coding sequence ATGAAAATGCGCTTAGACCAATTATTAGTTAATCATAACTTAGCTCCTTCCCGTGAAAAAGCAAAAGCAATGATATTAGCTAATAATGTTTTAATTAATAATGTTCCAGCTTTAAAGGCTGGTGACTTAGTAGATGTTAATAGTACTATTACTTTGCGAGGTGAACCATTAAAATATGTTTCACGAGCTGGGGAAAAATTAGCAAAAGGATTAGTAACCTTTCAAATAAAAGTTGATGATCTTATTTGTCTTGATATTGGATCATCAACAGGTGGTTTTACTGATTGTTTATTACAAAATAACGCCAAAAAAGTTTATGCCCTTGATGTAGGAACTAATCAGTTAGTTTGAAAGCTACGTAATAATCCACGAGTAATTTCATTAGAAAAAACTAACTTTCGTTATGTAACAAGACAATTATTTGAACCTGACCAAATTGAATTTGCTGCTTGTGATGTATCTTTTATTTCGTTAGATAAAATTATTCCACCACTAAAAGATATTTTATTATTAGAGCACTATGCTTTTTTCTTAATTAAACCACAATTTGAAAGTACAAGAGCCACTGTAAATAAGGGAAAAATAAATAGTAAAGAAACACATCAACTTGTGATTAAAAAAGTAATTAATTTAGCTCTTGCTAATGGTTTTAGCATTATTGGTCTTGATTATTCACCAATATTAGGTAATAAAAAGAAAAATATTGAATTTATTTGTTTACTACAACGAACAACAACACCAAATAATCATTTGTCTGATCTAAAAATTATTGAAATAGTTGAAAATGCTTGAAATTTCTTGTTATCTTAA
- a CDS encoding methionyl-tRNA formyltransferase encodes MKNNKIDWTKSDQEVVTFINTALTAYTLLDNEKWYIGKARVLFPDETFVMVMKIFFPGEVINIDEEGIYVQAGTGMIKILALQPPGQEMVSASTFYLSEQRLGLGSWFDRDAFEKTMK; translated from the coding sequence ATGAAAAACAACAAAATTGATTGAACTAAATCTGATCAAGAAGTGGTAACATTTATTAATACAGCATTAACAGCATATACTTTATTAGACAATGAAAAGTGATATATTGGTAAGGCTCGGGTACTATTTCCAGATGAAACATTTGTGATGGTAATGAAAATCTTTTTTCCGGGTGAAGTTATTAATATTGATGAAGAAGGCATTTATGTGCAAGCAGGAACAGGAATGATTAAAATTTTAGCATTACAACCACCAGGCCAGGAAATGGTGTCAGCTAGTACTTTTTATTTGTCAGAACAAAGATTAGGCTTAGGAAGTTGATTTGATCGAGATGCTTTTGAAAAGACAATGAAGTAA
- a CDS encoding NADH-flavin reductase, whose translation MKILLVGAQGKLGQKLINELNNHNNVIITELTGNAKDFNNLKTQAVGQDVLVSTVGAHSVEELVLIAKNMITIASENQQRIVWSGGAGSLWTNEHTRLIDIPIDDFPVELAAWKPAVYGHYEVLKLLQSSSIAWSYLSPALDFEDIPPRGLYQAKSSDSALYNSSGDSFASYLSGAKALTNEIINPQYLQQRFTIVEDY comes from the coding sequence ATGAAAATTTTATTAGTTGGTGCTCAGGGAAAACTGGGACAAAAACTTATTAATGAACTTAATAATCATAATAACGTTATCATTACAGAACTAACGGGAAATGCTAAGGATTTTAATAACCTTAAAACCCAGGCGGTTGGGCAAGATGTTCTCGTTTCAACTGTTGGAGCACATAGTGTTGAAGAATTAGTTTTGATTGCAAAAAATATGATTACAATTGCAAGTGAAAATCAACAACGAATTGTTTGAAGTGGTGGTGCAGGTTCATTATGAACAAATGAACATACTAGATTAATTGATATTCCAATAGATGATTTTCCTGTTGAATTAGCAGCTTGAAAGCCAGCAGTTTATGGCCATTATGAAGTTTTAAAATTATTACAAAGTAGTAGTATAGCATGATCATATTTATCACCAGCTTTGGATTTTGAAGATATTCCGCCACGAGGCTTATATCAAGCCAAAAGTAGTGATAGTGCTTTATATAATTCTAGTGGTGATAGTTTTGCAAGTTATCTTAGTGGGGCAAAAGCTTTAACAAATGAGATTATAAACCCACAATATTTACAGCAGCGTTTTACAATTGTTGAAGATTATTAA